The genomic region CCGCCGGCTGCGCCCAGTCGATGACCGCCTCGCGCTTTTCGATCTTCGGCGCCCGGGTCGCGCCCTCTTCGGGCTGGGGGCGCGGCGTGGTCCGCCCCGCGACATACGCGGGCAGCACCCCGACCAGCAGCCGGGCCCCCATGGCCGCCAGCCGCTCATGAAGGCTGCCGGCATCGTCGTCGGCTGCGATCGGCGTCGCCTCCTGCGCGAGGATCGGGCCGGTGTCGAGTCCGGCGTCCATTTTCATGATGGTCACACCGGTTTCGGCGTCTCCGGCGAGGATCGCCCGCTGGATCGGCGCCGCGCCCCGCCAGCGCGGCAGAAGGGACGCATGGATGTTGAGAAAGCCATGGGGCGGGATGGCAAGCATCTCCTCGGGCAGGATGAGGCCGTAGGCGGCGACAACGCCGAGATCGGGAGCAAGCGCGCGCAGTCGGTCCAGCACCTCCCGGTTGCCCTTCAGCCGCACGGGCGTCAGCACGGGCAGCCCGCGGGCTTCGGCGAGGCGCTGGACGGGCCCGGGGCGCGGCTTCTGCC from Rhodothalassiaceae bacterium harbors:
- the fmt gene encoding methionyl-tRNA formyltransferase — its product is MDRPLRIVFCGTPDFAVPALDALIAAGHEIVAVLTQPPRAGGRGQKPRPGPVQRLAEARGLPVLTPVRLKGNREVLDRLRALAPDLGVVAAYGLILPEEMLAIPPHGFLNIHASLLPRWRGAAPIQRAILAGDAETGVTIMKMDAGLDTGPILAQEATPIAADDDAGSLHERLAAMGARLLVGVLPAYVAGRTTPRPQPEEGATRAPKIEKREAVIDWAQPADAIARQVRAFAPYPGARTQLAGTPVRILAAAPAPGSGGAPPGTVVETAPLLVATGDGLLEIGRLQRAGRRPLDAEAFLRGFPLKPGARFESLAE